The following proteins are encoded in a genomic region of Arachis ipaensis cultivar K30076 chromosome B02, Araip1.1, whole genome shotgun sequence:
- the LOC107625037 gene encoding uncharacterized protein LOC107625037: MEAIEISSSLNEGVKTVENKEELKSKEVDVPGETIFNKENKGEKYDALNSQIIKMQEVVTNLQNMASVNQSMMPMMPYFHPMPSQFYNHLGGFNPSSPPYPSLSMPMTMSPYASPFENLSSEQAMTDTIIKKLATPPVKKPSFDRKKSFLGVKKTNPKISRAQSSKKLHGKQFCVSETPSTDVVKSLLSNASPTGYHINQRMPGFTKLQPRNLGVEAPFWLPVLFAPPTTMELDDTEIMVATYIFGTNKDNEFGRQEILAKGCKFDATRDSFFNLIPKGWIDQTILDVYAHMLNDEEKTTSGVLRHWYMPTVFSQMALSGTIPSSQVREDYKEAFMGKVEVLRKIYVPVNEDNLHWYLVIFDMNQCQVILLDSNPDPKKKASKIFSIKQLALYLEGMLQHDSFYDFESTIRPKVSEFPILEALGIGRQRNDSFDCGIWVATWMKNCIWIDDYNIYVDDATRMRIAIDLIMKSYNLKKNTIIKAAKKNYKKFEEKNKNLVKK, translated from the exons ATGGAGGCCATCGAAATTTCGTCTAG TCTCAATGAGGGCGTCAAGACGGTAGAAAATAAGGAGGAATTAAAATCTAAAGAAGTGGATGTGCCAGGTGAAACCATCTTTAACAAG GAGAATAAAGGTGAAAAATATGATGCGCTCAACTCACAAATCATAAAGATGCAAGAAGTTGTCACTAACTTGCAAAACATGGCCTCTGTCAATCAATCTATGATGCCAATGATGCCTTACTTTCACCCCATGCCGTCACAATTTTATAATCATTTGGGAGGATTTAACCCAAGCTCACCTCCTTATCCATCGCTTTCAATGCCAATGACCATGTCTCCATATGCAAGTCCCTTTGAAAACCTTTCTTCTGAGCAAGCCATGACAGACACGATAATAAAAAAGTTGGCCACTCCCCCGGTTAAAAAACCTTCTTTTGACAGAAAAAAATCTTTTCTCGGTGTGAAGAAGACTAATCCTAAAATTTCTAGAGCCCAGTCATCGAAAAAATTACATGGTAAACAATTTTGTGTCTCAGAGACTCCATCAACTGATGTTGTCAAATCATTGCTGAGTAACGCATCTCCTACTGGTTATCATATAAATCAGAGGATGCCAGGGTTTACAAAACTCCAACCGAGAAATCTTGGGGTTGAAGCTCCATTT tGGCTACCAGTATTGTTTGCACCGCCAACTACCATGGAATTAGATGACACTGAAATCATGGTTGCAACCTACATATTTGGAACAAATAAAGATAATGAGTTTGGGAG GCAAGAGATATTAGCAAAAGGATGCAAATTTGATGCAACCAGAGATTCTTTTTTTAACTTAATTCCAAAGGGTTGGATTGACCAAACT ATACTGGACGTATATGCTCATATGCTAAATGATGAGGAGAAGACTACTTCCGGAGTTTTAAGACATTGGTATATGCCCACAGTCTTTTCG CAAATGGCATTGTCGGGAACTATCCCAAGTAGTCAAGTTCGAGAGGATTATAAAGAGGCATTTATGGGCAaagtggaagtccttagaaag ATTTATGTGCCTGTTAATGAAGATAATCTTCATTGGTATCTTGTTATCTTCGACATGAATCAGTGTCAAGTAATTTTGTTGGATTCCAACCCAGATCCTAAGAAGAAAGCAAGTAAAATATTCAGCATTAAGCAATTG GCTTTGTACCTTGAAGGGATGCTTCAACATGACTCTTTCTATGATTTTGAGAGTACAATTAGGCCTAAGGTGTCTGAGTTTCCCATTTTGGAAGCTCTCGGAATAGGAAGACAAAGAAATGACTC CTTTGATTGCGGTATTTGGGTAGCAACTTGGATGAAGAACTGCATTTGGATTGATGATTACAACATTTAT GTTGATGATGCAACTAGGATGCGCATTGCTATAGATTTGATCATGAAGTCATACAATCTGAaaaaaaacaccattatcaaggCAGCTAAGAAGAACTACAAAAAATTTGAGGAAAAGAAcaagaatttagttaaaaaataa